The following are encoded together in the Thermomonas brevis genome:
- a CDS encoding response regulator, whose product MISQEARQQAVWIAIGLTLAFTLLLDAVTPLGYAEWCLYFVAVALTIFQARSGAPLAVAGIASILLIAGSWMSPDGIDPFMSNVNRLTGGAGCWVMAWVVRNALLAREDAREALWLEESLSEVMVALRGTQTPDALAHNALAVLGTRLDAPVGALYRSTESGLTLVGGLAMPPNQPRNLRLGDGVLTEIVRNGRAQRIAPVQASHLVLASSLGTSAPGELLLAPVTVEGEITGAFELGRMDGQSVSPRLALKLIRAAGEPIGVALRAADVRQKLVDLLEETQRQSAELQAQQEELRVANEELEEQSSSLQQSQATLEAQQAELEQTNVHLEERTHELESQRRILLAAQADLERNAQALAEASRYKSEFLANMSHELRTPLNSALILAKLLADNKPGTLTEEQVRYASAIYASNNDLLTLINDILDLSRIEAGHVELAAEPLDLQWVATRLRDTFQPLAAQKGLGLRIEGDFDATAVGDAQRLKQILKNLLANAIKFTDRGEVSLRLETRPQGRLAFVVCDTGIGIPDEQQDVIFEAFRQADGSTSRRFGGTGLGLSISRDLALRMGGVLTVRSTPGEGSCFTLEVPADMSAAAQAPAVHVPAPHHAPAPAPAPAAASTAARAHKPAKPARPAPEPREVPAMGLVPDDRSCRARPGRLVLVVEDERVFATAMVDIAHELDFDCVVAASAEEAIALAGELAPCGILLDIGLPDGSGLGVLERLKRNPATRHIPVHVVSALDRTQLALEMGAVGYLRKPATREMLSGALRELESRSRRGSQRLLIVEDDAELRASLCELLAREGLTIDAVGSADEARQALAGAPFDCVVTDLALTDGSGDALLEQIAQRHGESAPPVIVYTGRALGREQEQRLRRFSKSIIIKGARSPERLLDEVTLFLHSVEAQLPSDQQRLLAEARRRDSTLDGRRVLLVEDDVRNIFALSSVLEPMGVRLEIARNGREALESLEQQEFDLVLMDIMMPEMDGLEAMRRIRAQPRLAELPIIALTAKVMSDDRQRCFDAGANDYIAKPIEVDKLVSLCRVWCSRP is encoded by the coding sequence ATGATCTCCCAGGAAGCCCGCCAGCAAGCCGTCTGGATCGCCATCGGATTGACCCTGGCGTTCACCCTGTTGCTGGATGCGGTCACCCCGCTCGGCTATGCGGAGTGGTGCCTGTACTTCGTCGCGGTGGCGCTGACCATCTTCCAGGCGCGCTCCGGCGCCCCGCTGGCGGTGGCGGGCATCGCCTCGATCCTGCTGATCGCGGGCAGCTGGATGTCGCCGGACGGCATCGACCCGTTCATGTCCAACGTCAACCGCCTCACCGGCGGAGCCGGCTGCTGGGTGATGGCCTGGGTGGTGCGCAATGCGCTGCTGGCGCGGGAGGACGCGCGCGAGGCGCTGTGGCTGGAGGAAAGCCTGAGCGAAGTGATGGTGGCCCTGCGCGGCACCCAGACGCCGGACGCACTGGCGCACAACGCGCTCGCGGTGCTGGGCACGCGTCTGGACGCGCCGGTGGGCGCGCTGTACCGGAGCACCGAGAGCGGGCTGACGCTGGTGGGCGGACTGGCGATGCCGCCCAACCAGCCGCGCAACCTGCGCCTCGGCGACGGCGTGCTGACCGAGATCGTGCGCAACGGGCGCGCCCAGCGCATCGCGCCGGTGCAGGCTTCGCACCTGGTGCTGGCGAGCAGCCTGGGCACCAGCGCGCCGGGCGAGCTGCTGCTGGCGCCGGTAACGGTGGAAGGCGAGATCACCGGCGCGTTCGAACTGGGCCGCATGGACGGGCAGTCGGTGTCGCCGCGGCTGGCGCTGAAGCTGATCCGCGCCGCCGGCGAACCGATCGGCGTGGCGCTGCGCGCCGCCGACGTCCGCCAGAAGCTGGTCGACCTGCTGGAGGAAACCCAGCGCCAGAGCGCCGAACTGCAGGCGCAGCAGGAAGAACTGCGGGTCGCCAACGAGGAGCTGGAGGAACAGAGCTCCTCGCTGCAGCAGTCGCAGGCCACGCTGGAGGCGCAGCAGGCGGAGCTGGAGCAGACCAACGTGCACCTGGAGGAGCGCACCCACGAGCTGGAGTCGCAGCGACGCATCCTGCTGGCCGCGCAGGCCGACCTGGAGCGCAACGCGCAGGCGCTGGCCGAAGCCAGCCGCTACAAATCCGAATTCCTGGCCAACATGTCGCACGAGCTGCGCACGCCGCTCAACAGCGCGCTGATCCTGGCCAAGCTGCTGGCCGACAACAAGCCGGGCACGCTGACCGAGGAACAGGTGCGCTACGCCAGCGCCATCTACGCCTCCAACAACGACCTGCTGACCCTCATCAACGACATCCTCGACCTGTCGCGGATCGAGGCCGGGCACGTGGAGCTGGCGGCCGAACCGCTGGATCTGCAATGGGTGGCGACGCGCCTGCGCGACACCTTCCAGCCGCTGGCCGCGCAGAAGGGCCTCGGCCTGCGCATCGAAGGCGATTTCGACGCCACGGCCGTCGGCGATGCGCAGCGCCTGAAGCAGATCCTCAAGAACCTGCTGGCCAACGCGATCAAGTTCACCGACCGGGGCGAGGTGTCGCTGCGGCTGGAAACGCGGCCGCAAGGACGGCTGGCGTTCGTGGTATGCGACACCGGCATCGGCATTCCCGACGAACAGCAGGACGTGATCTTCGAGGCGTTCCGCCAGGCCGACGGCAGCACCAGCCGGCGCTTCGGCGGCACCGGGCTGGGGCTGTCGATCTCGCGCGACCTCGCCCTGCGCATGGGCGGCGTCCTGACCGTGCGCAGCACGCCGGGCGAAGGCAGCTGCTTCACCCTGGAGGTGCCGGCCGACATGAGCGCGGCCGCGCAGGCGCCGGCGGTCCACGTGCCCGCGCCCCATCACGCGCCTGCCCCCGCCCCCGCGCCTGCCGCCGCGTCGACCGCGGCCCGCGCCCACAAGCCGGCGAAGCCTGCGCGGCCCGCGCCGGAACCGCGCGAGGTGCCGGCCATGGGGCTGGTGCCGGACGATCGTTCCTGCCGCGCCCGGCCGGGCCGGCTGGTGCTGGTGGTGGAGGACGAGCGCGTGTTCGCCACCGCGATGGTGGACATCGCCCACGAGCTGGACTTCGACTGCGTGGTCGCCGCCAGCGCGGAGGAAGCGATCGCGCTGGCCGGCGAACTGGCGCCCTGCGGCATCCTGCTGGACATCGGCCTGCCCGACGGCTCCGGCCTGGGCGTGCTGGAACGGCTCAAGCGCAACCCGGCCACCCGCCACATCCCGGTGCACGTGGTGTCGGCGCTGGACCGCACCCAGCTCGCGCTGGAAATGGGCGCGGTCGGCTACCTGCGCAAGCCGGCCACGCGCGAGATGCTGAGCGGCGCGCTGCGCGAACTGGAGTCGCGCAGCCGGCGCGGCAGCCAGCGCCTGCTGATCGTGGAGGACGACGCCGAGCTGCGCGCCAGCCTGTGCGAGCTGCTGGCGCGCGAAGGGCTGACCATCGACGCCGTCGGCAGCGCGGACGAGGCGCGCCAGGCGCTGGCCGGCGCGCCGTTCGACTGCGTGGTGACCGATCTCGCGCTGACCGACGGCAGCGGCGACGCGCTGCTGGAGCAGATCGCCCAGCGGCACGGCGAGTCGGCGCCGCCGGTCATCGTCTACACCGGCCGCGCGCTCGGGCGCGAGCAGGAGCAGCGCCTGCGGCGCTTCTCCAAGAGCATCATCATCAAGGGCGCGCGCTCGCCGGAGCGGCTGCTGGACGAGGTCACCCTGTTCCTGCACAGCGTCGAGGCGCAGCTGCCGAGCGACCAGCAGCGCCTGCTGGCCGAGGCGCGCCGCCGCGACAGTACGCTGGACGGCCGCCGCGTGCTGCTGGTGGAAGACGACGTGCGCAACATCTTCGCCCTGTCCAGCGTGCTGGAGCCGATGGGCGTGCGGCTGGAGATCGCGCGCAACGGCCGCGAGGCGCTGGAATCGCTGGAGCAGCAGGAATTCGACCTGGTGCTGATGGACATCATGATGCCGGAGATGGACGGGCTGGAGGCGATGCGCCGGATCCGCGCGCAGCCGCGGCTGGCCGAGCTGCCGATCATCGCGCTCACCGCCAAGGTGATGAGCGACGACCGCCAGCGCTGCTTCGACGCCGGTGCCAACGACTACATCGCCAAGCCCATCGAGGTCGACAAGCTGGTGTCGCTGTGCCGGGTGTGGTGCTCGCGGCCGTGA
- the bioC gene encoding malonyl-ACP O-methyltransferase BioC: protein MNAPLFDAKQVRRAFSRSAAGYDAVAQLQRLAEARLIESLDYLDDPALKREPPRRVLDLGCGTGHASALLQKRWPKAEILSFDLALPMLRQARAASKPASRWLSNPFARAPVQVCADARRLPLAEGSVDVIFSNLCLQWVEDLDAVLNGFRRALKPQGLLLFSTFGPETLWELRGAFAQADAAPHVSPFVDTAGIGDALVNAGFFQPVVDRDEEVTLYPDMPALMHELRALGATNALASRRATLTGRGRFAAAAAAYETHRVDAGLPATWEIISAMAWAPEPGAPIREGGADLVAVPVSRIPIRRRA, encoded by the coding sequence ATGAACGCACCTCTGTTCGACGCCAAGCAGGTCCGCCGCGCGTTCTCGCGCTCCGCCGCCGGCTACGACGCCGTGGCGCAGTTGCAGCGATTGGCCGAGGCGCGGCTGATCGAATCGCTGGACTACCTCGACGATCCCGCCCTGAAGCGTGAGCCGCCGCGCCGCGTGCTCGACCTCGGCTGCGGCACCGGCCACGCCAGCGCGCTGCTGCAAAAGCGCTGGCCGAAGGCGGAAATCCTGTCGTTCGACCTCGCCTTGCCGATGCTGCGGCAGGCGCGCGCGGCGTCGAAGCCGGCATCGCGCTGGCTGTCCAACCCGTTCGCGCGCGCGCCGGTGCAGGTCTGCGCCGACGCGCGCCGCCTGCCGCTGGCCGAGGGCAGCGTCGACGTGATCTTTTCCAACCTGTGCCTGCAATGGGTGGAAGACCTCGACGCGGTGCTCAACGGCTTCCGCCGCGCGCTCAAGCCGCAGGGCCTGCTGCTGTTCTCCACCTTCGGCCCGGAAACGCTGTGGGAGCTGCGCGGCGCGTTCGCGCAGGCCGACGCCGCGCCGCACGTCAGCCCGTTCGTGGACACCGCCGGCATCGGCGATGCGCTGGTCAACGCCGGCTTCTTCCAGCCGGTGGTGGACCGCGACGAGGAGGTCACGCTGTACCCGGACATGCCCGCGCTGATGCACGAACTGCGCGCGCTGGGCGCGACCAACGCGCTGGCCTCGCGCCGCGCCACCCTGACCGGGCGCGGGCGCTTCGCCGCCGCCGCCGCCGCGTATGAGACGCACCGCGTCGACGCCGGCCTGCCGGCGACCTGGGAAATCATCAGCGCGATGGCCTGGGCGCCGGAGCCGGGCGCGCCGATCCGCGAAGGCGGCGCCGATCTGGTGGCGGTGCCGGTGTCGCGGATTCCGATCCGCCGCCGGGCGTAG